From the genome of Eucalyptus grandis isolate ANBG69807.140 chromosome 2, ASM1654582v1, whole genome shotgun sequence, one region includes:
- the LOC104427041 gene encoding 2-alkenal reductase (NADP(+)-dependent), with protein MEQQVENRQVIFKGFIERAPRETDMELKVGRISGGLKAPAGSGAFLVKNLYLSCDPYMRGRMRDSRTSYIPPFVPGQPIEGFGVSKVIDSDDPDFKPGDIVAGFTGWEEYSLIRKTNQLRKIEQHDVPLSYHLGLLGMPGFTAYVGFHEICSPKKGDTVLVSAASGAVGHLVGQLAKLHGCYVVGSAGSSQKVDLLKNKLGFDEAFVYKEEPDLDAALKRYFPQGIDIYFDNVGGDMLDAALLNMRVSGRIAVCGMVSQHSQTDPQGIHNLFNMITKRIRMQGFLQSDYLHLFPLFFNQVTEYYKQGKITYMEDTVRGLEHASAAFVGLFSGRNVGKQVIHVASP; from the exons ATGGAGCAACAGGTAGAGAACAGGCAAGTGATATTCAAGGGGTTCATAGAGAGGGCTCCAAGGGAGACGGACATGGAGTTGAAGGTGGGAAGAATCAGCGGCGGTCTCAAGGCGCCTGCAGGATCAGGTGCTTTCCTGGTCAAGAATCTCTACCTCTCTTGCGACCCCTACATGAGGGGACGAATGCGCGATTCCCGCACTTCTTATATCCCCCCTTTCGTTCCTGGTCAG CCCATCGAAGGATTCGGTGTTTCCAAGGTTATTGATTCCGATGATCCAGACTTCAAGCCTGGGGATATAGTTGCAGGGTTCACTGGCTGGGAAGAATACAGCTTGATAAGGAAGACTAACCAGTTGAGAAAAATCGAGCAACATGATGTCCCTCTGTCATATCACCTGGGCCTTCTCG GTATGCCAGGATTTACTGCATATGTAGGATTTCACGAGATATGCTCCCCTAAAAAAGGAGATACTGTCCTCGTCTCTGCAGCTTCCGGAGCAGTTGGACATCTTGTTGGCCAACTTGCTAAACTGCATGGCTGCTATGTAGTTGGAAGTGCTGGCTCAAGCCAAAAG GTCGACTTGCTGAAGAATAAACTTGGATTTGATGAAGCTTTTGTCTATAAAGAAGAGCCAGACCTGGATGCGGCCTTGAAGAG GTACTTTCCTCAAGGCATTGACATCTACTTTGATAATGTGGGGGGAGACATGCTGGATGCTGCACTTCTCAACATGCGTGTCAGTGGGCGCATTGCAGTCTGCGGCATGGTATCACAGCATAGTCAAACCGATCCACAAGGTATCCACAACTTGTTCAATATGATAACGAAGCGCATCAGGATGCAGGGGTTCCTGCAAAGCGACTACTTGCACCTCTTTCCCCTCTTCTTCAATCAAGTCACGGAATACTACAAGCAGGGGAAGATCACTTATATGGAAGACACGGTTCGTGGATTGGAACATGCTTCGGCTGCGTTCGTTGGCCTGTTTTCAGGTAGAAATGTCGGCAAGCAGGTCATTCATGTTGCCAGTCCATAG